The Verrucomicrobium spinosum DSM 4136 = JCM 18804 genome includes a region encoding these proteins:
- a CDS encoding response regulator, producing the protein MLTTIEPSAHQSEVLVVDDDQSIRSIMTALLRRVGLKVNLAIDGLDAVEWLMRPENHADLVILDLAMPRMSGAEALEHIRSMRPELGIVLCSGSKTDLATTQEQGGDAVLSAFSKPFDIDEFCRGILVALNRMRGRPFP; encoded by the coding sequence ATGCTGACCACTATTGAGCCTTCTGCCCACCAGTCCGAAGTTCTCGTCGTCGATGACGACCAGAGCATTCGGTCCATCATGACCGCATTGCTGAGGCGGGTGGGGCTGAAGGTCAATCTTGCCATTGACGGTTTGGATGCCGTGGAGTGGCTCATGCGTCCTGAAAACCACGCAGATCTGGTGATTCTGGACCTTGCCATGCCTCGCATGTCTGGAGCCGAGGCATTGGAGCACATCCGGAGCATGCGGCCGGAGCTTGGCATCGTTCTCTGTAGCGGCTCCAAGACCGATCTTGCCACGACCCAGGAGCAAGGGGGGGACGCCGTGCTGTCTGCCTTCTCCAAACCTTTCGATATCGACGAGTTCTGTCGCGGCATACTCGTCGCCCTCAATCGCATGCGAGGCCGACCATTTCCATGA
- a CDS encoding Do family serine endopeptidase, with product MKTPRTILGRTAAIVVGGGAIVATALALETKILPNKDSGSPPAITLDEKPIDRAAGLPMSFSSVIKRVTPSVVKIEVVGKAQPAVDFGGSGMQLPFGDFGSPDLRQFFERRGNGGGGSNRAGQMRMPREHGAASGVIATADGYVLTNNHVVDRADKVEVTLHDGRTFTAKVIGTDPKSDLAVVKIDASNLPAIPFADSSTAEVGDVVLAAGNPFGLGESVTLGMISATGRATMGLDYEDFIQTDAAINPGNSGGALVDAQGRLIGINTAIVSRGGGNDGVGFAIPANMVRSVMNDLITDGKVTRAYLGVMIQDLTPSLASQFKVPAETKGALVGDVPAKSPAAKAGLESGDVITHFDGKVVKDARSLKLAVASEKPGDKAELKILRDGTEKTLTATLAPQPGSDKAIPAKHHSRGDNEGTLNGVGVADLTRALRQENNIPSDVQGAVITNVEQDSPAWEAGLRPGDVIQQINRKGVSNAEEAVKLTEDAPNGDTLVKVWSRGGSRFVTVDETSGSVNQ from the coding sequence ATGAAAACACCCAGAACCATCCTCGGCCGCACCGCGGCCATTGTCGTGGGCGGTGGTGCCATCGTGGCCACAGCCCTTGCCCTGGAGACCAAGATTCTCCCCAACAAAGACAGCGGCTCTCCGCCGGCCATCACCCTCGACGAAAAGCCCATCGACCGCGCCGCAGGCCTGCCCATGAGCTTCTCCAGCGTGATCAAGCGAGTCACCCCATCTGTGGTGAAGATCGAGGTGGTGGGCAAGGCCCAGCCCGCGGTGGACTTTGGTGGCTCCGGCATGCAGCTCCCATTCGGCGACTTCGGCAGTCCCGACCTCCGGCAGTTCTTTGAACGTCGAGGCAATGGAGGCGGCGGCAGCAATCGAGCCGGTCAAATGCGCATGCCCCGCGAGCACGGCGCTGCCAGTGGCGTGATTGCCACCGCCGACGGCTATGTCCTCACCAACAACCATGTGGTGGACCGCGCCGACAAGGTGGAGGTGACCCTCCATGACGGGCGTACTTTCACCGCCAAGGTGATCGGCACCGATCCCAAGTCGGACCTGGCCGTGGTGAAGATTGATGCCTCGAACCTTCCCGCCATCCCGTTCGCTGACAGCAGCACTGCGGAAGTGGGTGACGTAGTGCTCGCCGCCGGGAATCCGTTCGGCCTGGGAGAGTCTGTCACGCTGGGGATGATCAGCGCCACCGGTCGTGCGACCATGGGCCTGGACTACGAGGATTTCATCCAGACGGATGCGGCCATCAACCCCGGCAACTCCGGCGGTGCCCTGGTGGACGCTCAAGGACGCCTCATCGGCATCAATACGGCCATCGTGAGCCGTGGCGGGGGTAATGACGGGGTGGGCTTCGCCATCCCTGCCAACATGGTCCGCAGTGTGATGAATGACCTCATCACCGACGGCAAGGTGACCCGAGCCTACCTGGGTGTGATGATCCAGGACCTGACGCCTTCTCTTGCCAGCCAGTTCAAGGTGCCAGCCGAAACCAAAGGTGCGCTCGTGGGTGATGTCCCCGCCAAATCCCCTGCAGCCAAGGCCGGTCTGGAGAGCGGTGATGTGATCACCCACTTCGACGGGAAAGTTGTGAAAGATGCCCGCAGCTTGAAACTGGCGGTTGCCAGTGAGAAGCCGGGCGACAAAGCAGAGCTGAAAATCCTGCGCGACGGAACGGAAAAGACCCTCACCGCCACGCTGGCCCCCCAGCCCGGCAGTGACAAGGCCATTCCTGCAAAACACCATAGCCGCGGCGACAACGAAGGCACGCTGAACGGTGTGGGTGTGGCCGACCTGACCCGGGCGCTGCGCCAGGAAAACAACATCCCCTCCGATGTCCAGGGCGCGGTGATTACCAACGTGGAACAGGACAGCCCCGCCTGGGAAGCCGGCCTCCGCCCCGGAGATGTGATCCAGCAAATCAACCGCAAGGGCGTGAGCAACGCTGAGGAAGCGGTGAAGCTCACCGAAGACGCCCCCAATGGCGACACCCTGGTGAAAGTGTGGAGCCGCGGCGGCAGCCGCTTCGTGACCGTGGATGAAACCAGCGGTTCAGTAAATCAGTAA
- a CDS encoding response regulator: MPAPAPVSKARVLLVDDHRMVLEGYRFMLNAQPDLEVCATAVSAAEALGLLEQVRPDLVVTDLTLGGRSGLDLIKDVMALFPETKILVCSMHDEMLWANRTLQAGARGYVMKDADGPTFLTAVRTVLAGQRYMSSRLAASVLESFGQSKPRGSSSPIEKLSDREFEVFRLFGEGKTAKEIAAQLNLSPKTVSVHRDHIKEKLGFSTSAEMIRQAVRHVESQG, encoded by the coding sequence ATGCCAGCTCCCGCTCCTGTCTCCAAAGCCCGCGTCCTGCTGGTGGATGACCACCGCATGGTGCTTGAGGGCTATCGATTCATGCTCAATGCCCAGCCCGATCTGGAGGTATGCGCCACGGCAGTGAGTGCAGCAGAGGCCCTGGGACTGTTGGAGCAAGTCCGTCCCGACCTGGTGGTGACTGACCTCACCCTGGGCGGCCGTAGCGGGTTGGACCTGATCAAGGACGTCATGGCCCTATTTCCAGAGACAAAGATCCTGGTCTGCTCCATGCATGACGAAATGCTCTGGGCCAACCGCACGCTGCAGGCCGGGGCTCGAGGCTATGTGATGAAAGACGCCGACGGCCCCACGTTCCTGACGGCCGTGCGAACCGTGCTGGCCGGTCAGCGGTACATGAGCTCCCGGCTGGCCGCCAGTGTGCTGGAGTCCTTTGGTCAGTCCAAGCCCCGTGGCAGCAGTTCCCCCATTGAGAAGCTGAGTGACCGGGAGTTCGAGGTATTTCGCCTCTTTGGCGAAGGCAAGACAGCTAAGGAAATCGCCGCCCAGCTCAATCTGAGTCCCAAGACCGTTTCCGTGCACCGGGATCACATCAAGGAAAAGCTGGGCTTCAGCACCAGCGCCGAGATGATCCGCCAGGCAGTGCGGCATGTCGAGAGCCAGGGCTAA
- a CDS encoding sensor histidine kinase — protein MSLSSSKTPGKGGSLNISLPMRLTAPLLVLVFGVMATWLNYTLTLDANLARDLSSVRQRAGGVAARLAAMSEHLLADNLQRVVQLELTSMFDVPELVSAGIVDSRGIILADSSGRWAGFPVQGTTLAPAATLIRPVNKVVIEIGENAERVYAASPFALPRGGVGWALAELNRQQAINGAREDARTQFYWISGAMALLSFMLWAILHYGYASRIARLAGGIQEWGAGRRDRTLMPGGGDEVGRLAEVFNTMADRLQSQEVDKLRLEREVLNISERERRRIGHDLHDSLGQRLTAASMTANAMLEQLKSTGPLLTAHGELVAQQLREAIAEARSLSHGLAPVSLEADGLMAALRELATSVSRSGKVRCVLDCPQPVLLPNVETATHLFRMAQEAVNNALKHASASEIRIGLEVQGDNVILEVDDDGVGLDETPAPPGENREGPGLGLRVMRYRAQLIDGQVDFGPAPAGGTRVRCVAPAR, from the coding sequence ATGAGCTTGTCGTCTTCCAAGACACCGGGCAAAGGAGGTTCGCTGAACATCTCCCTGCCCATGCGGCTGACTGCTCCCCTGCTGGTGCTCGTCTTTGGGGTGATGGCCACTTGGTTGAACTACACGCTCACGCTGGACGCCAACCTCGCGAGGGATCTCTCGTCCGTACGGCAACGCGCAGGGGGGGTGGCGGCCCGGTTGGCGGCGATGAGCGAACACCTGCTGGCGGACAATCTGCAGCGGGTGGTGCAGCTCGAGTTGACCAGCATGTTCGATGTGCCGGAGCTGGTTTCGGCGGGCATTGTGGACAGCCGCGGAATCATTCTGGCAGACTCCTCAGGACGATGGGCAGGGTTTCCCGTGCAAGGGACGACACTGGCCCCGGCGGCCACTCTGATCCGACCAGTGAACAAGGTCGTGATCGAGATCGGTGAAAATGCGGAACGTGTGTACGCCGCCAGCCCCTTTGCCCTGCCTCGCGGCGGAGTAGGCTGGGCGCTGGCAGAGCTGAACCGGCAACAGGCCATCAATGGCGCACGTGAGGATGCCCGGACGCAGTTCTACTGGATCTCCGGAGCCATGGCGCTGCTGAGTTTCATGCTATGGGCCATCTTGCACTACGGTTATGCCAGCCGCATCGCCAGGCTGGCCGGGGGCATTCAGGAATGGGGGGCGGGACGGCGGGACCGGACTCTCATGCCGGGCGGTGGAGATGAGGTGGGGCGGTTGGCTGAGGTGTTCAATACCATGGCAGACCGTCTGCAGTCCCAGGAGGTGGACAAGCTGCGCCTGGAGCGGGAGGTTTTGAACATCTCTGAGCGCGAACGACGGCGGATCGGACACGACTTGCATGACAGTCTGGGGCAACGGCTCACCGCCGCCTCCATGACGGCCAACGCGATGCTGGAGCAGTTAAAGAGCACCGGCCCCCTGCTGACGGCGCATGGCGAACTGGTGGCGCAGCAGTTGCGGGAGGCGATTGCCGAGGCTCGCTCCCTCTCGCACGGTCTCGCTCCCGTGAGCCTGGAGGCAGACGGTCTCATGGCCGCGTTGCGGGAACTGGCCACCAGTGTATCCCGCAGCGGGAAAGTGCGCTGTGTGCTGGACTGCCCCCAACCGGTCCTCCTGCCGAATGTGGAAACGGCCACGCATCTCTTCCGGATGGCCCAGGAGGCCGTGAACAACGCGCTAAAACACGCCTCCGCGTCGGAGATCCGCATCGGGCTGGAAGTGCAGGGAGACAACGTGATCCTGGAGGTGGACGATGATGGTGTCGGCCTGGACGAAACTCCCGCCCCGCCCGGGGAGAACCGCGAAGGCCCCGGCCTGGGCTTGCGAGTGATGCGATATCGGGCGCAACTGATCGACGGCCAGGTCGATTTTGGGCCTGCACCGGCGGGCGGCACCCGGGTGCGCTGTGTAGCCCCGGCAAGGTGA
- a CDS encoding YoaK family protein — MISRLPRWVGTGAWALAMVAGMVNVVGFLSFEHQAVTHLTGTTSMLAAAIAEGRLSGALHLAAVAGSFLLGAVLSGMIIQDSTLKLGRRYGVALVMEALMLAAAVPLLQAHHDAGAYLASCACGLQNAMATTYSGSVIRTTHLSGMFTDLGIFLGHAVRGLPVDGRRLRIALLIITGFFCGGITGALAFHRWSYPALYFPATMTGAAGLGYGLYKLRRGKMGG, encoded by the coding sequence ATGATCTCCCGGCTCCCGCGATGGGTAGGCACCGGTGCATGGGCACTGGCGATGGTCGCTGGCATGGTGAATGTAGTGGGGTTCTTGAGCTTCGAGCACCAGGCGGTGACCCACCTCACGGGCACCACCTCCATGCTGGCCGCAGCGATCGCGGAGGGGCGCTTAAGCGGGGCATTGCATCTGGCTGCTGTGGCGGGGTCATTTCTTCTGGGTGCCGTGCTCAGCGGCATGATCATTCAGGACAGCACGCTGAAGCTCGGCCGACGTTACGGGGTGGCGTTGGTGATGGAGGCCCTGATGCTGGCTGCGGCGGTGCCGCTGCTCCAGGCACATCATGATGCGGGTGCCTATCTGGCATCCTGCGCCTGTGGACTGCAGAATGCCATGGCCACCACCTACAGCGGGTCCGTGATCCGCACCACACACCTTTCCGGCATGTTCACGGATCTGGGCATCTTTCTGGGGCACGCCGTGCGAGGCCTTCCAGTGGATGGACGACGCCTTCGCATCGCATTGCTCATCATCACCGGTTTTTTCTGCGGCGGCATTACAGGAGCTCTGGCATTCCACCGCTGGTCCTACCCTGCCCTGTATTTTCCCGCAACCATGACCGGAGCGGCAGGACTCGGGTATGGGCTTTACAAGCTGAGGAGGGGCAAGATGGGCGGGTAG
- a CDS encoding heavy metal translocating P-type ATPase gives MDKVKDPVCGMMVDPATSLSAEKDGQTWHFCSEHCRTKFVGMASSPAPAKSCCGGGKQPAPVPAKPAPVASCCGGHGHHHASADVKPSASAKYFCPMCPGVESDKPGDCPKCGMALERNPAWKPEARTLYTCPMHPEVQQDHPGDCPKCGMALEPKLVAGADEPEDDHAELRDMTRRMWISAALSLPVFILAMSHLLPGQGHGSWADSAPSRWLQFALSTPVVLWAGWPFFRRGWRSLVTLNFNMWTLISLGVAAAFLYSVSAMLAPGWFPESLRSGHDGSVGVYFEAAAVIIVLVILGQVLELRARSRTGSAIKALLNLSPPMAKRITAHGDEEIPLDKVKTGDRLRVRPGDKVPVDGRVLNGHSSVDESMITGESLPVEKQAGDKVTGGTVNGTGGFEMEAERVGSDTLLARIVNLVADAQRSRAPIQGLADKVASIFVPAVVAVAVLTFVLWYFLGPEPRLAHAIINAVTVLIIACPCALGLATPMSIMVGIGRGAQEGVLVKNAEALERLEKITTLLVDKTGTLTEGRPRLTRVVPAQGVGLDENEVLRLAAALEQGSEHPLAAAVVEGWKSRAEGAIAPEVSGFRSTTGGGVAGSVEGHEVRVGKPAFLKDEGIQNLQSLEEMARQLQEEGQTVVYAAVDGRAAGLLAVADPIKSTTPEAIKELHALGIELVMMTGDNQRTAAAVAAKLGLDQFHAEVEPEGKSSHVNELTKAGKSVAMAGDGVNDAPALAAANVGIAMGTGTDVAMQSADVTLVKGDLRAIAKAVHLSRATMGNIRQNLVFAFLYNALGIPVAAGLLYPFFGLLLSPMLAGLAMSLSSVSVISNALRLRRAKL, from the coding sequence ATGGACAAGGTGAAAGACCCCGTATGCGGCATGATGGTGGATCCGGCGACGAGCTTGAGCGCGGAGAAGGATGGCCAGACCTGGCACTTCTGCAGCGAGCACTGCCGGACGAAGTTCGTTGGCATGGCATCCAGCCCGGCTCCGGCCAAGTCCTGCTGTGGTGGCGGCAAACAGCCCGCCCCGGTGCCGGCGAAACCGGCTCCGGTGGCCTCATGTTGCGGCGGGCATGGGCATCATCATGCCAGCGCGGACGTGAAGCCCTCCGCCTCCGCCAAGTACTTCTGCCCCATGTGCCCCGGGGTGGAGTCTGACAAACCTGGCGACTGCCCCAAATGCGGCATGGCCCTGGAGCGCAATCCGGCGTGGAAGCCGGAGGCTCGCACGCTCTACACCTGCCCCATGCACCCGGAAGTGCAGCAGGACCATCCCGGCGACTGCCCGAAATGCGGCATGGCACTTGAACCCAAGCTGGTGGCCGGAGCCGATGAGCCTGAGGACGACCATGCGGAGCTGCGTGACATGACGCGCCGCATGTGGATCAGCGCTGCGCTGTCCCTGCCGGTGTTCATCCTGGCGATGTCCCACTTGCTGCCAGGCCAGGGCCACGGGTCCTGGGCAGACAGTGCACCTTCACGCTGGCTGCAATTTGCCCTGAGCACACCCGTCGTACTCTGGGCAGGATGGCCATTCTTCCGCCGCGGATGGCGCTCCCTCGTGACGCTGAACTTCAATATGTGGACGCTCATCTCCCTGGGAGTGGCGGCCGCCTTCCTGTACAGCGTGTCCGCGATGCTGGCCCCAGGGTGGTTTCCTGAATCCCTGCGCAGCGGGCACGACGGCAGTGTGGGCGTTTACTTTGAAGCCGCCGCGGTGATCATTGTGCTGGTGATCCTGGGGCAGGTGCTGGAATTGCGGGCCCGCAGCCGCACGGGATCTGCCATCAAGGCGTTGCTGAATCTCTCTCCGCCGATGGCAAAACGCATCACGGCGCACGGGGACGAGGAAATACCGCTGGATAAGGTGAAGACCGGCGACCGCTTGCGCGTGCGCCCTGGTGATAAAGTGCCAGTGGATGGCCGTGTGCTCAACGGGCACTCCAGTGTGGATGAATCCATGATCACGGGGGAATCCCTGCCCGTGGAAAAACAAGCGGGTGACAAGGTCACCGGCGGAACGGTCAACGGCACGGGCGGTTTTGAGATGGAAGCAGAGCGCGTGGGCAGTGACACCCTGCTGGCCCGCATTGTGAACTTGGTGGCGGATGCCCAACGCAGCCGGGCCCCCATCCAGGGACTGGCGGACAAGGTGGCCTCCATCTTCGTGCCCGCGGTCGTGGCAGTGGCCGTGCTCACCTTTGTGCTGTGGTACTTCCTGGGTCCCGAACCGCGTCTGGCACATGCCATCATCAATGCGGTGACGGTGCTGATCATCGCCTGCCCTTGCGCCTTGGGCCTGGCCACCCCCATGTCCATCATGGTCGGGATCGGCAGAGGCGCACAGGAAGGCGTGCTGGTGAAAAATGCCGAGGCGCTGGAGCGACTGGAGAAGATCACCACCTTGCTGGTGGACAAAACAGGCACCCTCACAGAGGGCCGCCCGCGGTTGACCAGAGTTGTGCCAGCTCAGGGAGTAGGGCTGGATGAGAACGAAGTGTTGCGTCTGGCCGCTGCCCTGGAGCAAGGCAGCGAGCACCCCCTGGCTGCAGCAGTAGTTGAAGGGTGGAAAAGCCGGGCTGAAGGAGCGATTGCTCCCGAAGTATCAGGGTTCCGCTCCACGACGGGCGGTGGTGTGGCAGGCTCCGTAGAGGGTCACGAAGTGCGCGTGGGCAAGCCGGCGTTCCTCAAAGACGAAGGCATCCAAAACCTCCAGAGCCTGGAAGAAATGGCGCGCCAGCTTCAGGAGGAAGGACAGACCGTCGTGTATGCCGCCGTTGACGGGCGCGCTGCCGGACTGCTGGCCGTGGCGGACCCCATCAAGTCAACCACTCCGGAGGCGATCAAGGAGCTGCACGCGTTGGGGATCGAACTCGTGATGATGACGGGTGACAATCAACGCACCGCCGCCGCCGTGGCCGCAAAGCTGGGGCTGGACCAGTTCCACGCGGAAGTGGAGCCGGAAGGCAAGAGCTCACATGTCAACGAACTCACCAAAGCCGGCAAGTCCGTGGCCATGGCAGGAGACGGGGTGAATGATGCCCCAGCCCTGGCAGCAGCGAATGTGGGGATTGCCATGGGTACTGGCACCGACGTCGCCATGCAGAGTGCCGATGTCACCCTTGTGAAGGGGGATCTGCGAGCCATCGCCAAGGCCGTGCACCTGAGTCGCGCCACCATGGGAAACATCCGGCAGAACCTCGTGTTCGCCTTCCTTTACAACGCCCTCGGCATCCCTGTGGCAGCAGGCTTGCTTTATCCATTCTTTGGGCTGCTGCTGAGCCCTATGCTGGCCGGGCTGGCCATGAGCCTGAGCTCCGTGTCTGTCATTAGCAACGCCCTCCGGTTGCGGCGCGCGAAACTGTGA
- a CDS encoding RNA polymerase sigma factor — translation MKTLETSLLEHLSEFLAFARKRLSSPELAADAVQESLLKALRSSGELRDDESAKAWFYRILRRTIIDLYRRDDVHARAVEKLKVELDRQAAPNLDEERVTCQCMKALLPTMKPEYAELIERLDLGGESTEEASARLGISRNNLVVRHHRARQQLRERLELSCQSCATHGCLDCTCDAPAQNQDNRNLNGRN, via the coding sequence ATGAAGACTTTGGAAACCTCTTTGCTGGAACACTTGAGCGAGTTTCTCGCTTTTGCGCGGAAGCGTCTGTCCAGCCCTGAACTGGCGGCGGATGCTGTGCAGGAGAGCCTGCTGAAGGCACTGCGCTCCAGCGGGGAACTGCGGGACGACGAGAGCGCGAAGGCGTGGTTCTACCGGATCTTGCGCAGGACGATCATCGACCTGTACCGGCGGGATGACGTGCATGCCCGGGCTGTGGAAAAGCTGAAGGTGGAGCTGGATCGGCAGGCCGCCCCGAATCTGGATGAAGAACGGGTGACCTGCCAGTGCATGAAGGCCCTGCTACCGACCATGAAACCGGAGTATGCGGAGCTCATTGAGCGGCTGGACCTGGGCGGTGAAAGCACGGAAGAGGCGTCCGCACGACTGGGGATTTCGAGAAACAACCTGGTCGTGAGACATCATCGTGCCCGCCAGCAGCTCAGAGAGCGGCTGGAGCTGAGCTGCCAAAGCTGTGCGACGCATGGATGCCTGGACTGCACATGCGACGCCCCGGCCCAGAACCAAGACAACCGCAACCTCAATGGAAGGAACTGA
- a CDS encoding class I SAM-dependent methyltransferase produces MAWQKRDRDGDKNQNRRHRGEQEERSSSPAPYRGPRPQKGGAGGRQSPARPGYRPGHGPAGLRKHATSWEQSAQWYDRILGENGSELYQQVVIPGALALLKPQAGESILDLGCGQGVFSRALTAEGAKVTGVDAAPSLIKRAKTYPSPAPIRYVARDAAKLNDLGTFDAISAILCIQNMAHLGEVCQATAKVLKPGGRMLWATNHPTFRIPRQTSWGFDEEANIQYRRLDAYGSPLTIPIVMHPGQRESETTTSFHLSLSDLLAKGFAAGLVLAGFQEWYSHKQSEPGPRAKAENKARKEFPLFLGLLWKKVS; encoded by the coding sequence ATGGCTTGGCAGAAACGTGACCGTGATGGCGATAAGAACCAAAACCGTCGTCATCGGGGAGAGCAGGAAGAACGCTCCTCCTCTCCCGCACCCTATCGTGGACCGCGACCTCAAAAAGGAGGTGCCGGGGGCCGCCAGAGTCCGGCGCGGCCGGGATACCGGCCTGGTCACGGTCCTGCGGGCTTGAGGAAGCACGCCACCTCCTGGGAGCAGTCGGCACAATGGTACGACAGGATCTTGGGCGAAAACGGCTCTGAGTTGTACCAGCAAGTGGTGATCCCCGGAGCCCTGGCCCTGCTGAAGCCTCAGGCGGGCGAGTCCATCCTGGATCTTGGCTGTGGACAGGGGGTCTTCTCCCGCGCTCTGACGGCTGAGGGGGCGAAGGTCACCGGGGTGGACGCCGCTCCATCCCTGATCAAACGAGCAAAAACTTACCCCTCGCCCGCTCCGATCCGCTACGTGGCGCGGGATGCAGCGAAGCTCAACGATCTGGGCACCTTCGACGCCATCTCCGCCATCCTCTGCATCCAGAACATGGCTCATCTGGGCGAAGTCTGCCAGGCCACGGCCAAGGTACTGAAGCCGGGCGGTCGCATGCTTTGGGCCACGAACCACCCCACCTTCCGCATCCCCCGCCAGACGAGCTGGGGCTTCGATGAAGAGGCCAATATCCAGTACCGCCGACTGGATGCCTACGGCAGCCCGCTGACCATCCCCATCGTCATGCACCCTGGCCAACGGGAGAGCGAGACCACCACGTCCTTCCATCTCAGCCTCTCTGACCTGCTCGCCAAAGGCTTCGCCGCCGGCCTCGTGCTCGCCGGGTTTCAGGAATGGTACTCCCACAAACAGAGCGAGCCTGGCCCCAGGGCCAAGGCAGAGAACAAAGCGCGGAAGGAATTCCCGCTGTTCCTGGGACTGCTATGGAAGAAAGTGAGCTAG